In a single window of the Antedon mediterranea chromosome 1, ecAntMedi1.1, whole genome shotgun sequence genome:
- the LOC140044137 gene encoding uncharacterized protein, which translates to MFSKKTTVKKNLRKSKSKCTDSLEIFIDANEDVDDSQIQEPRKSNTNISTSFRAPTSKSIKSIKNNEKQDGLLVALRVASLRPSSQVNNNQVDPYEFIPSQRTPRKKPKRKEKKKATKQSITITKQRNESRKAGMMMVVDDIDVHTNDENELEHWNDTELNLNMANEVKNQLDSRTSNQVCKKTAETVCTESKIQEGDANIVYIKDPKPITDQITDNEGDIHKCNGNDNHSIVTDVLIDGNDQCGNKEKDISDVLDDDSEDWQRTKSVAVNENKSVFRKVYTIKRRKSNSPENKKSESSAMSNSEDEDDVAVGKNDIVTRRKKMQESLKKFGKSEESILKHTRRSVKKLDKTDWEIALELAQEFGTLPKELTSKRHSLRKLKPEVNIQGVAKCSSTEKSKPRKSRGRKTLLSEDSLASDEQQIQEYSDSYAERKTFPPTSNHVSKRDSELKASLITEAGKTITRGTNCEATEASPQVQTQPKVVPETPVIANEKSSKLARDTHPEVENPNIHTTTEVKRRSKRQSLVNSPRQNNCINSDRKNNKSGRRSSRSKRSNSDLNYSQSMENLSDQSSNLGNDKCSTNANCPVAEDKIQHCSLSEKRSQMKVVDTLESGTSDNELSTSCIQDLNNESSKHILAVKEANLETMQEDKKIVDRCQDETGAQGDTTDSIELSVSDIEYEEPSIKAAKDFENVDESCVENIPQKETSYEVCHQTTNHIAAIVSDAECLKIDQDSSNLPEAVLVSQSLEDSKKKVKRSLRSVKRQCGNLSANKENAKKEQTKKLEQTTIKNGSDTNEQLQDGVRQEVLDINKIPLEISEDGVKTIPNSRKNNCKKSPASNNILTRQKLPAEKNTQDRVLPCPDYSQNKTPISMNPEPQKKTRRSKRKTFALGNTPEKIEDASTSMNTSINLKDPISDNLRHSDIGFDSEKSMYKSASELFDSRSPLEVEHLDLNEASKECSNLASKKTTETIQSQDCIIPSSIDLKTNSDVFSGSDELSSISTKRKSRKSRGSQSSRRSQRLSGHSSSFSLNEQSKTILNERDFKQVVKDAVCNEVMMSNSDQLSPVKMTQISTESFLGSNISSKIDSSNNKMSGTRNKKSRKETVETTQPGTDEVIPGSKGESQTSSNITPPIIDYRPVMKKKRLALKSRTVAEKTHNDNCGIKTIDIDHNKKAQEEIKETSTQLKEAKERNPPNNSTPKHFENSDTKTMHSDTKNNDNDNSEFQMDKEVNDDLGSFKETARFQEVEKIVSDCSSDGEDDDSVIPPTPNQNHSVANTTKVTKFSKNIFPVKKIAVETVEGNNKNLRIESSLKEDYSLTGGNCTSQESESNSLSVFQVIDQQKVQLISPLEKEKVSAKKNVQRKSQVTRVKDSQEFSEKRNHDMLVEEIDKNMKVDEYQEDILTPELLESDVPTQSSHLSETLVEGYLYSDNENCSEDECFPLQNANSVSSLLSSQAEILNTQQRETAKEEMERIAKQIKEMETEMAEKKLAEDTGIEDVTEITLIDEDFNPEGLSDSDCEIVETGVSAGGVKQVEYKKVSQKKQKLAKGRSRILRPTVDSDTDDEDIERLEIETKKEKESVFINLDADIIEDDNLISGCKATPQSSNSCLKSLSQSLFHSPRSPSPPPPISAELLLEKSPLELQEKLSSSHSIVQEYKGSQRKRKVIGDAFSQPQTTPKRPRAMETDNPVTAPSDNAGSIIEHTPVKMKKNYSFVATGLTRAELKQVEQLANKCGFPFASKFNNNTTHVIVKTDLNLVCERTLKYFLGIAGKKWIVSYKWILDSLDMGFLLPEDEYEVIGDVASGTNHMGPKRSRMQKTSLLEGYDICCIGEFTMLTKEQLAQLLELTGVTKVSHPTMFSFNPDCKALIIAQSDVDQEPINFKSLFRKFRVPVISREWILDSIAPSAIQPLDDYLLCDVPQNILEKY; encoded by the exons ATGTTTTCCAAA AAAACTACTGTGAAAAAGAATCTCAGAAAAAGCAAATCCAAATGTACAGACTCTTTGGAGATTTTCATTGATGCCAATGAGGATGTTGACGACAGTCAGATTCAAGAACCTCGTAAAAGCAATACAAACATCAG CACAAGCTTTCGAGCACCAACTTCTAAATCAATAAAGAGTATCAAGAACAATGAAAAACAAGACGGCCTTCTTGTTGCCTTGAGAGTGGCATCACTGCGTCCTTCATCTCAAG tgaATAATAATCAGGTGGATCCATATGAATTCATTCCAAGTCAACGGACCCCAAGAAAGAAACCTAAAAGGAAAGAGAAAAAGAAAGCGACAAAGCAGAGTATAACTATTACAAAACAACGGAACGAGTCAAGGAAAGCGGGAATGATGATGGTTGTCGATGACATTGATGTTCATACGAATGATGAGAATGAGTTGGAACATTGGAATGATACAGAacttaatttaaatatggctaatgaAGTTAAAAACCAATTAGATAGCAGAACTTCTAATCAAGTTTGCAAAAAGACTGCAGAAACTGTTTGCACTGAATCCAAAATACAGGAAGGTGATGCTAACATTGTGTATATAAAAGATCCTAAACCGATCACAGATCAGATTACTGATAATGAAGGAGACATACATAAATGCAATGGTAATGATAACCATAGCATTGTAACTGATGTCTTAATAGATGGAAATGACCAATGTGGTAACAAAGAAAAAGACATTTCTGATGTACTTGATGATGATAGTGAAGATTGGCAAAGAACAAAATCTGTAGCtgttaatgaaaataaaagtgTGTTTAGAAAAGTTTATACCATCAAACGCAGAAAATCTAATTCTCCCGAAAATAAGAAAAGTGAAAGTAGTGCTATGTCCAATTCTGAGGATGAAGATGACGTAGCTGTTGGCAAAAATGATATTGTAACACGACGAAAGAAAATGCAAGAATCTCTTAAGAAGTTTGGCAAATCTGAGGAAAGCATTTTGAAACATACTCGTAGAAGTGTCAAGAAGCTTGACAAAACAGATTGGGAAATTGCTCTGGAGCTCGCTCAAGAGTTTGGTACATTACCGAAAGAGTTGACAAGTAAGAGACATAGTTTAAGGAAATTGAAACCTGAGGTTAATATCCAAGGAGTTGCAAAATGCTCATCAACTGAAAAGTCAAAACCTAGAAAATCAAGAGGGAGAAAGACACTTCTTTCCGAGGATAGTTTGGCTAGTGATGAACAGCAAATTCAAGAATATTCGGATAGTTATGCTGAAAGGAAAACATTTCCACCAACCAGTAATCATGTAAGTAAACGTGATAGTGAATTAAAGGCAAGTTTAATTACAGAAGCTGGGAAGACAATAACTAGAGGAACAAACTGTGAAGCAACTGAAGCTAGTCCTCAAGTTCAAACACAACCGAAGGTTGTGCCAGAAACACCAGTTATTGCAAACGAAAAATCTTCAAAACTTGCTAGAGATACACATCCTGAAGTTGAAAATCCAAACATTCATACAACCACAGAAGTGAAAAGAAGATCTAAAAGGCAGTCACTTGTCAATAGTCCTCGACAAAACAATTGTATCAATTCAGATCGTAAGAATAACAAGTCAGGACGAAGAAGCAGTAGAAGTAAAAGAAGTAATTCTGACCTAAATTACAGTCAAAGTATGGAGAATTTAAGTGATCAATCAAGCAATCTAGGAAATGATAAATGTTCAACTAATGCAAATTGTCCTGTTGCTGAGGATAAAATTCAACATTGCAGTTTAAGTGAGAAGCGTTCACAAATGAAGGTAGTGGATACATTAGAAAGTGGAACTTCTGATAATGAATTGTCAACATCGTGTATACAGGATTTGAACAATGAAAGCAGCAAGCATATATTAGCAGTGAAAGAGGCAAACTTAGAAACTATGCAAGAGGATAAGAAGATTGTTGATAGATGTCAAGATGAAACTGGTGCTCAGGGTGACACCACAGATTCAATTGAATTAAGTGTGAGCGATATTGAATATGAAGAACCATCCATAAAAGCGGCaaaagattttgaaaatgttgatgAAAGTTGTGTTGAAAACATTCCTCAGAAAGAAACATCTTATGAAGTATGTCATCAAACTACAAACCATATAGCTGCAATCGTCAGTGATGCAGAGTGTCTTAAAATAGATCAAGATTCTTCAAACTTGCCCGAAGCTGTTTTGGTGAGTCAAAGTTTGGAAGATTCAAAAAAGAAAGTTAAACGATCATTAAGGTCTGTAAAAAGACAATGTGGAAATCTTTCAGCGAATAAAGAGAATGCAAAGAAGGAACAAACTAAAAAATTGGAACAAACTACGATTAAGAATGGAAGTGATACTAATGAGCAATTGCAAGATGGTGTTCGACAGGAAGTACTTGACATAAATAAGATCCCATTAGAAATCTCTGAAGATGGTGTAAAAACGATTCCAAATAGTAGAAAAAACAATTGCAAAAAATCTCCAGCAtctaacaatattttaacacgCCAGAAATTACCTGCTGAAAAAAACACACAAGATAGAGTGCTGCCATGTCCAGATTATTCGCAAAACAAAACTCCTATTTCCATGAACCCTGAACCTCAAAAGAAAACAAGAAGATCAAAAAGAAAAACTTTTGCACTTGGAAATACGCCTGAAAAGATAGAAGATGCATCAACTAGTATGAATACATCAATTAACTTGAAAGATCCAATTTCTGATAATTTGAGACATTCAGACATAGGTTTTGATTCAGAGAAAAGTATGTATAAATCAGCATCAGAATTATTTGACAGTAGATCACCATTGGAAGTAGAACATTTAGATCTGAATGAGGCTTCAAAAGAATGTAGTAATCTTGCTTCTAAGAAGACAACTGAAACTATTCAGTCTCAAGACTGTATTATACCATCAAGTATAGACTTGAAGACAAATTCTGATGTCTTTTCTGGTTCAGATGAATTGTCTTCAATCAGTACTAAACGAAAAAGTAGAAAAAGTCGTGGGAGCCAATCTAGTCGTAGAAGCCAAAGATTATCTGGACATTCATCATCCTTTTCTTTAAATGAACAAAGCAAAACAATTTTAAACGAAAGAGATTTTAAACAGGTTGTAAAAGATGCGGTTTGCAACGAAGTCATGATGTCAAACAGTGATCAGTTGAGTCCCGTTAAAATGACACAAATATCAACTGAAAGTTTCCTAGGTAGCAACATTTCATCTAAAATAGATTCTTCCAACAACAAAATGTCTGgtacaagaaataaaaaaagcagAAAAGAAACAGTGGAAACTACACAACCAGGAACTGATGAGGTAATTCCTGGAAGCAAGGGTGAATCTCAAACAAGTAGTAACATAACACCTCCCATTATTGATTACCGTCCAGTAATGAAGAAAAAAAGATTGGCATTGAAGTCAAGAACAGTTGCTGAAAAGACCCATAATGATAACTGTGGGATAAAGACAATAGATATTGATCACAACAAGAAAGCACAAGAAGAAATTAAAGAGACATCCACTCAACTTAAGGAAGCAAAAGAAAGAAATCCTCCCAACAATTCTACCccaaaacattttgagaattctGATACCAAAACGATGCATAGTGATACTAAGAATAATGATAACGACAATTCAGAATTTCAAATGGACAAGGAAGTTAATGATGATCTAGGTTCATTTAAGGAGACAGCACGATTCCAAGAAGTAGAAAAAATAGTATCAGATTGTAGTAGTGATGGAGAGGATGATGATAGTGTTATTCCACCAACACCTAATCAGAACCATTCTGTAGCAAATACAACTAAAGTAACTAAATTCTCCAAAAATATTTTTCCTGTAAAAAAAATTGCTGTTGAAACTGTAGAAGGAAACAATAAGAATTTAAGGATTGAAAGCAGTTTAAAAGAAGACTATTCGTTGACTGGAGGAAATTGTACATCACAAGAGAGTGAATCCAACAGTTTAAGTGTCTTTCAGGTCATTGATCAACAAAAAGTTCAGCTAATCTCTCCTTTAGAAAAAGAGAAAGTttcagcaaaaaaaaatgtccaaAGGAAGTCACAAGTTACTAGAGTTAAGGACAGTCAAGAGTTTTCAGAGAAAAGAAATCATGATATGTTAGTGGAAGAAATTGATAAGAACATGAAGGTTGATGAATATCAAGAAGACATATTAACACCAGAGTTACTGGAATCAGATGTCCCAACACAATCCAGTCATTTATCAGAAACTCTGGTTGAAGGATACCTGTACAGTG ATAATGAAAACTGCAGTGAGGATGAATGTTTTCCACTTCAAAATGCCAACAGTGTCTCATCCCTTCTGTCAAGTCAAGCTGAAATACTAAATACGCAG CAACGTGAGACAGCAAAAGAGGAGATGGAGAGGATTGCCAAGCAGATTAAAGAAATGGAAACCGAAATGGCAGAAAAGAAGTTGGCAGAAGACACTGGCATTGAGGATGTCACAGAAATCACATTGATTGATGAAGATTTTAATCCAGAGGGTCTCAGTGATTCAGATTGTGAAATTGTTGAAACTGGTGTGTCTGCCGGTGGTGTTAAGCAAGTAGAATATAAAAAGGTATCACAGAAGAAGCAAAAACTTGCCAAAGGAAGATCTCGAATTTTAAGACCTACTGTTGATTCAGACACTGATGATGAGGATATTGAAAGATTAGAAATAGaaacaaagaaagaaaaagaaagtgTTTTTATCAATTTGGATGCTGATATCATAGAAGATGACAACTTGATAAGTGGTTGCAAAGCAACACCACAAAGCTCTAACTCTTGCTTGAAGTCTTTATCGCAGTCACTATTTCACTCTCCAAGATCTCCTTCACCACCACCTCCGATCTCAGCAGAATTACTTCTGGAGAAGTCACCATTAGAGCTACAAGAGAAGTTAAGCAGTAGTCATTCAATTGTCCAGGAGTACAAAGGTAGTCAGCGGAAAAGAAAAGTTATTGGAGATGCCTTTAGTCAACCACAAACAACCCCAAAGCGTCCAAGAGCAATGGAGACAGACAATCCAGTAACAGCTCCTTCAGACAATGCTGGATCAATAATAGAACATACTCCTGTTAAAATGAAAAAGAACTACTCTTTTGTTGCCACCGGTCTCACAAGAGCTGAATTG AAACAAGTTGAGCAACTTGCCAACAAATGTGGATTCCCATTTGCAAGCAAATTCAACAACAACACAAcacatgttattgttaaaacaG atttAAATCTTGTATGTGAAAGGACTTTGAAATATTTTCTAGGAATTGCTGGGAAAAAATGGATTGTCAGTTATAAAT GGATACTTGACAGTTTAGATATGGGATTTCTGCTGCCAGAAGATGAGTATGAGGTGATTGGTGATGTTGCATCTGGTACCAATCACATGGGACCAAAGCGTTCAAGGATGCAGAAAACATCTTTACTCGAAGGATATGACATTTGTTGCATTGGAGAATTCACTATGTTGACAAAGG AACAACTTGCGCAGTTACTGGAATTGACTGGCGTTACTAAAGTTTCACATCCTACAATGTTCTCATTCAATCCCGATTGCAAAGCACTTATTATCGCTCAATCAGATGTTGATCAAGAACCAATCAACTTCAAAA GTCTCTTTAGAAAATTCAGGGTACCGGTAATTTCAAGAGAATGGATTTTGGATAGTATAGCGCCCTCAGCCATTCAGCCTTTAGACGATTACTTGTTGTGCGATGTACCTCAAAATATTCTAGAAAAGTACTAG